The Pseudomonas sp. HOU2 DNA window TAAAAGATCGCAGCCTTCGGCAGCTCCTACAGGGGAACGCATTCCAATGTAGGAGCTGCGGCAGGCTGCGATCTTTGGCTTTCCCCTCACGCATAAAAAAACGCCAGACCAGCTGGCGTTTTTTGTAACCTGCGAACGCTTACGAACGAGCGCGAGCCTGGTTACGCAGGGCTTTCACTTGGTCGTGGTTACGTTGTACACCGTGGTACTGACGCTCAACCAGGTCACGAATGCCGACCAGACCGTGCTTGTTGATTTTCTCGATGGCTTCACGATAAGCCTTCAGCGCATGGTCTTCACCGCGCTCGGCTTCGTTCAGTACAGCCTCTTCGTCCTTGCCAGTGAACATGGCTTTGACGTCGACCCAGCGACGGTGCAGGTCACCACTGACGCTGGTAGAGGTTTCCGGATCGCCGCCCAGTTTACGCACTTCAGCCTGCAGTTCAGCGGCGGCAGTCGCGCAATCGGCAGAACGGGTCACGAACAGGGTTTTGAGTTCTGGGTGCTTGATGTCTTCAGCGCAAGTCTTGAACCCTTCCTGGCCGTCCTTGCAGGTTTCGATCAGGTCGTTGAGTACAGAGATGGCTTCTTTATTCATGTCAGTCATTTTTCAATTCCTTGCGGTTGGTTGAAGATGCAAGGGTTATTGCAGTGTGCGTGCCAGCTTTTCATTCAAAAATAAATCGTTATATTTCAATAAGTTAAAGATATTTGAACTATCTGTATCACGGTTATTTGCATGATCTGTCATTTGGCCTGCATGCAGAATGCCTGTATTTTCCTGACTGTTCTGAATCCAGATGATTGCCACTGATGAATCCTGAAAAACTTGAACTGCTGATCACCCGTGAAATGCCCTTCGGCAAGTACAAGGGCCGGATCATTGCCGACCTGCCTGGGCCTTACCTGAACTGGTTTGCCCGCGAAGGTTTTCCCCACGGCGAACTCGGCGGACTGCTGGCGCTGATGCAGGAAATCGACCATAACGGCCTGTCGGATCTGCTCGAACCGTTACGCGCCAAACACGGCAAACCTGCCCCGCGCCACTGAAGCGCCCTCCTCCCAAGAGCCTCGACCATGCCTGACAACACCCGCCGCGCCCGTGACGAAGCTTTCTGGCAAACCTTCGCCGATCGCTACGAAGCGCAAACCGGCCCGCTGAACCTGGAGAACGGTTACTTCGGACGCATGTCGCGCACGGTGATCGAGGACTACCAGCGCAACATCGAGCTGATCAACACCCGCAACTCGGTGTATGTGCGCCAGCGTTTCGAACATCACGACAGCCTGGAGATCCGTGCGCAACTGGCCGAGACCATCGGTGTGCGCGCGCAGAGCGTGGCCTTCACCCGCAACGCCAGCGATGCGCTGCAGTCACTGATCCGCAATTACAACCGCCTGCAACCGGGCGATCAGGTGCTGATCAGCGACCTGGAATACGACACGGTCAAGGGCGCGATGCGCTGGCTGTCACGCCATCGCGGTGTCGATGTGATCGAGATCAACCATGCGCATCCGGCCAGTTTCGACAGCCTGCTGGACAGCTACCGCGAAGCCTTCATCCGCTATCCGAAGCTCAAGCTGATGGCTCTGACCCATGTCACCCACCGTACCGGTCTGGTGATGCCGGTGCAGGCCATCGCCGCGCTGGCGAAACAGCATGGCGTGGACATCATCCTCGACGGCGCTCACGCCCTCGGCCAGATCGACTTCAATCTGGAAGCCATGGGCATCGCCTTCGCCGGTTTCAACCTGCACAAATGGATCGGCGCACCACTGACCCTGGGCTTTCTGTATATCGCCCCGCAGCGTCTGGCCGACATCGACCCGGACATGGGCGAAATGCACTTCCCCGCGACCGACATCCGCGCCCGCACCCCGTACAGCACGCCGAACATTCCGGCGCTGATGTCGCTGCCGCTGGTGTTCGAGGAGCACCGTTCGCTCGGTGGTGCGGCGGCCAAAGGGGCGCGACTCAATTACCTGCGCAACCTGTGGGTCAGCGCGGTGCGCCACCTGCCGGGGATCGAAGTGATGACCCCGGATGATCCGCGCCTGTATTGCGGGATCACCTCGATGCGTTTCACTTGCCACGCCGATCAACAGGCCATGGTCGAGCGCCTGCTCAACGAGTACAACCTGTTCACTGTGGTGCGCAACGGCGCAGCGAGCGGGCCGAGCATCCGCATCACGCCGGGGCTGACCACTACTGCGGATGACATGCAGTTGCTGACCCGTGCACTCAACGAGTTGCGTTGATCCGCTTACACGGTGTACTTGTCGAAGTCCTCGGGCTTGATCTGCGACGAGGCGGCAAAGGTGTCGATGCCGATGGTCAGGTGGCCGAAAAATCCGTCCTCGTGAGAGTCGCGGCCGATCGGCCACACGGTCAGGGTCGACCCCTCGCCGCCCATGTTGGCGTAGTAGCTGTCGTCGGCATTGTTCAACGGTGCCGAGGCACGCCCGCGATAGTCCCGGGCATTGAGCACCGCGCGTGACACCACTTCGGGGAAATACAGCTGGCCAACCCAGGCCACGTTGCGCTCCTCCAGATATTCACTGCCGCTGACCATGCGCACCGCCACGTGAATGTGCAGCGCCCGACCGGCATAGAACCCCGGATAGATGGTGGTGAAGCGCACCCGCCCCTGCTGATCGCAGAACTGGCTGCCGCGCAGGTAAGTGTCATCGTCGGTGCGCGGCACTGAGCCGATGGCATCGGAGTCGACCTCCAGATCCGGATTGATCCGGCTCCACCCCGAATAGGCGCCCCGTGCATTGCAATGCCAGATGTCCACCAGTGCCCCGCTCACCGGCTGACCGGTCATCGCGTCGACGATGCTCAGGCGCAGCAGCAAGGGCAGCCCCTCGGCGCCTTCGCTGATGTTGCGCCGCAGCAACTTCGGATTGCGGAAGTAAGGCCCGGCGATCTGCTCGGGGGCCAACTGATAGATTGATGGTGACGATGCGGTTGAAGTGTCTCGTTCCATGACGCGTTCTCTTCTCCATAAGAGAACGCAGGTTAACGCCACGTCCAAAGGCCCGTGCGGTAACTATGTATCGCAGCGTAACGAATGACTATGTAGGAGCTGCCGCAGGCTGCGATCTTTTGATCTTGATTAAAAAACAACATCAAAAGATCGCAGCCTGCGGCAGCTCCTACAGGGGTTTGGTTTTTTTCGGGCAAAAAAAAACGGTGCACCGACCAAGCGCACCGTAAAGCCGTAGAACACACAACGAAGTGTCAGGTAAAACGTTTAGTCAAGCAGCGCCAGGGCCTCGGCGGTGCATTCCTGAATGCGCGCCCAGTCGCCGTTCTTGATCCACTCGGGATCAAGCATCCAGCTGCCGCCCACGCACATGACGTTTTTCAACGCCATGTAGCTCTTGATGTTGGCCGGGCCGACGCCGCCAGTCGGGCAGAATTTCACTTCGCCGAACGGGCCGCCGAGGGCCTTGATTGCTGCTACACCGCCGCTGACTTCCGCCGGGAACAGCTTGAAGCGGCGATAACCCAGGCCATAGCCTTCCATGATGCCGGAGGCGTTGCTGATGCCCGGCAGCAGCGGAATCGGGC harbors:
- a CDS encoding PA2169 family four-helix-bundle protein, producing MTDMNKEAISVLNDLIETCKDGQEGFKTCAEDIKHPELKTLFVTRSADCATAAAELQAEVRKLGGDPETSTSVSGDLHRRWVDVKAMFTGKDEEAVLNEAERGEDHALKAYREAIEKINKHGLVGIRDLVERQYHGVQRNHDQVKALRNQARARS
- a CDS encoding DUF3820 family protein; this encodes MNPEKLELLITREMPFGKYKGRIIADLPGPYLNWFAREGFPHGELGGLLALMQEIDHNGLSDLLEPLRAKHGKPAPRH
- a CDS encoding aminotransferase class V-fold PLP-dependent enzyme, translated to MPDNTRRARDEAFWQTFADRYEAQTGPLNLENGYFGRMSRTVIEDYQRNIELINTRNSVYVRQRFEHHDSLEIRAQLAETIGVRAQSVAFTRNASDALQSLIRNYNRLQPGDQVLISDLEYDTVKGAMRWLSRHRGVDVIEINHAHPASFDSLLDSYREAFIRYPKLKLMALTHVTHRTGLVMPVQAIAALAKQHGVDIILDGAHALGQIDFNLEAMGIAFAGFNLHKWIGAPLTLGFLYIAPQRLADIDPDMGEMHFPATDIRARTPYSTPNIPALMSLPLVFEEHRSLGGAAAKGARLNYLRNLWVSAVRHLPGIEVMTPDDPRLYCGITSMRFTCHADQQAMVERLLNEYNLFTVVRNGAASGPSIRITPGLTTTADDMQLLTRALNELR
- a CDS encoding intradiol ring-cleavage dioxygenase, producing the protein MERDTSTASSPSIYQLAPEQIAGPYFRNPKLLRRNISEGAEGLPLLLRLSIVDAMTGQPVSGALVDIWHCNARGAYSGWSRINPDLEVDSDAIGSVPRTDDDTYLRGSQFCDQQGRVRFTTIYPGFYAGRALHIHVAVRMVSGSEYLEERNVAWVGQLYFPEVVSRAVLNARDYRGRASAPLNNADDSYYANMGGEGSTLTVWPIGRDSHEDGFFGHLTIGIDTFAASSQIKPEDFDKYTV